TCCCCGGCCCCCCAAACAAAGGACCCGCCGGGTCCTAGTGCCCGCCCGCTCCCCTGCTTCGCGCCTCCGGGTCCTAGCGCCGGCTCACCGCCCGCAGCCCACCCTacccacctctgcctctggcggTGCCCAATACCTGTCCCCACATGTACTTGCTTTTATCTTCCTCCTTGCTTGCTGTCTTCCAGCTTCCGCCCCTCCTAAACCTGCCTCGGGCTTTCCCCATCCGCCACAGTCCTCTCCACGTGTTTCCCACGCACCCCACTTCtgtgccctcctcccagccccccttgTTCCTTCGCCTTCTGCCCCACACCTTCTGCTCCTTTTCGGCTTTTGCCTGCTGGCTGCGGTGCTACTGGACCCCAGCCTCCACCGCGTTAGTTCGTCGGTCTATCCTTCTATCCATCCtcccttcctgcttccttctgTCCATCATCCATACCTCCAACCCACTGCCCTTTCCCGGGCCTCTTGCCCTGCCTCTTGGCTCTCTTCCCTGAACCCCACTTTCTCCAGGCCCCTGAGTGCCTTTGGTGATCAGGCTGACAGCCCCCTTCTCCTGATCTTTGTCTCCTGGGCCCCAGGGGGCACCTGGCCTCGTCGTGGCCTTTGGGGTGACAGCAAGCATCACGCCCCCGAAGAAGTTTGCAAGTaagaagaggtggaggaggaggacggCTCCATGCGGTCTCTTGATGACACTTGTTCTCCTCTGAGACATCCGACTCCCAGCTCGGTTCTGTCCATCACTGCATTTTAACCGACTTGAGATGGGAGCTGCCCCTTGTCTCTTGCATGCCTAACCCACCACTCCTTGTGTCTGGAGATTATATAAGACTGTCACCAGTCTTCTCAATCTAGAAAGGGGCAAATCTGTTAGTGGGCAGCTGAAGCAGACCTAAGTGGGAGCCCAGGCCACCCCATGCTGGGTAGGCAAGGATGGGGCCATTGTCAGGGTCTGGGTGCATTGAGAACCGGAAATGGAATCAGACGGGTTTGGTGActcagaattgattttttttcaagggactgggagggggcatagaggagggaggggagaggagtaaGGTAGGGGGATGGGGAAAGAGCTGTTTTGCACAGCTACAATGTTTTGGTCATCCACCcagaaactgagaggaacaaGGGGCAACTCTTGCCCAAAACCCCCCTAAAGAGGGAAGGGGCTTGTATTACTGACCAAGGGGACTTTGAAGATGCCAGAGGGCCCCAGACCCTCAGTTTCTCTGCTCTGTGGCTGTCATGCCAGTGTAGGACCTGAGAAGCTGGATGTAACTTTGACAATGCCTCGGTAACCCAGGTGGAACAAAATTGAGTTCATGGGGATGGGGACCTGGGAGAGTTTCCGTTTGGGATGCCACAGAGTAGCAGAAAGGACCCATATGAGAAATCTCAAGAAGGGACTCTGGGATCTATAGTAAACTATGTTAAGGACTGTTTCCCATTTAACTGGGGAAGCAGGCCAGAAAAGCTGTTTACCCACCTTCACTCAACTAGCTGGCAGTGGAATCCTGAACCTCACCTTGGGGTCAGGGATCTATAAGAAAGGTGGCTGGATCCCTCCTAATGGGAATAGCTCCTTCCAGGGGCAGCAGATGGAGGAAGAAAGGGCACTGGAGAAGGACCCACTGAACACTCTCTGAGTGGTCCTGAGCATCAGGAGCTCGTCGGGGAGCGTGGGCTTCCTATTGCCTGGCTGCGGGCTACAGGCGCTGGTGGGTGGGAGATGGGCCTTTTGGGCAGGGGGTGCTCCTCCTGAGCTGTGTCTCTCCTCCAGGGGCTGAGCTGGAGGAGACTAACAAAAGCATGAAGAAGTTGGATGCCATGACCCTCATTAAAGAAGGTGGGCGTCAGTACACActagggctggggcccagggcagtCAGGGCCCCTTCCGCTCTTCCACCACATCCCAGGAGGTAGCCGCTTGAAGGGACAGGTCTGGGATCCTCACTTGAATAAGTCTGAGTCCACCCATTCGTCTGGCTGCTGCGACCTGTTGTAGATCCTAATCGCGGGGAGCTGATGCCCACTTGCCTGAAAGCCTGCGTTCTCAGGGACTGGTTAGGTCGAATTCTGGAAGCTGGGAGCCTCCAGCATAAAGCCTGTCacatcagcagggaggggaagtgtCCCctgagtgggggggtgggagtgCTGGCTGATCTCCCAGGGGAACCCTGGGGTGCCCGGCCCCAGTGATCAGGGCTTCTCCATTGCAGACATGTCCATCTTCGGGCACTGCCCTGCCCATGACGACTTCTACTTGGTTGTGTGTAACCACTGCAGCCAAGTGGTGAAGCCTCAAGCTTTCCAGAAGCACTGCGGTGAGGGGAGCCCTAGGGAGGAGAcggagggggcagggggcggtggAACTCAGAACTTGGCCGGCTGGGAGGTCAAGTGTGTAATGGAGGAAGGCCTTGGGGATAGGAgggtcctgggggctggggggctggggtgtCAGAGGGTTGTGGCAGGTAGGGGTGATTGTGTGAGCAAGCTTCCAGCAGTTCTGGTGGCGTCAAGGAGCTAAGAGGTTCAGGAAGCGGGGTCCTAGAATTTTGAGTCTTGAAAGCTCAGATTCCGAGGGGAAGGAGGCACATTTAAAATCTCCACCAGATTCTCTGTGGTGAGTCTATGCGCAGGGTTAGCAGGTTGGGAAGGAGGCAGTTGATCACTCACCTGGATTACTCTCTCCACCTCCTGGTGACAGAAAGAAGACATGGGCCCCTCAGCAAGCTTTACGcccgggccccacccccacctccagcccctgccagcTCTCAGAAATGCCATGTAGTGAATGGGCAGGGCCCAGCTTGTAGGGCCCCAGGTTCCACCAAAACCTCCTCCAGGGAGAAGGGCCAGGGGTCCCGGAGCCGTGGCCACCAACCTCCTGAGAAGACCCAGAAGGACAACCTCTGGTAAGGAGAGGCTGGAGACTCCCGAAGAGCggccctgaccccagcccagggaggggtTGTCAGATGGAGGCAGCCAAAGGGGCGATGGGCGCTGCTCATAGCAGGAGGCGGCCGGCTCCCTCTGCAGCCCCGTTCCATGCGCCCCAGGGAGTACGGGGTCCCGTTTCCCACATTCTGCAACCCTGCTGGAGCCCACCCAAGctccagggctgggaaggagaTGGCCCTGGGCtacagcccaggccccaggccccgcctccctgcccccagtccaCACCCTCTCTCCATGTGTAGCCTTTTCGTGCCTGTGGTGAATCTGGAGAAGATGTCCAGTCTCCCGAAGCCCGATGGACACGGAATCAGGGTGGCCCCGCCCTCTGCTTTCCTCAGCCAGCCAGGCAGCCTCGCCAAGGACTCCCCTGGAAAACCCCCCATGGCGCCCCCTTCTAAAGAACTTCCTGGCAGAGAGAACATCAAGATAACCCCCAGCGAGGGCCCCAGTCATCAGGCTGAAGGCAGCCCCCCTGAAAAGGAGCCTGGTGGGGCCAGGCTGCCCCCCAAAACCCACCGGAAGATGGCTCGTGAGTAGTTGTGGTCTTGGGGGTCAGGAAGGTAGAGTGGGGACTCTTGCTCTGTCCCTGGACCTGATGCAgaggggggcaggaaggaggggcctGGCCGTCACTGGTTGCCAGGGTGCAGGAGCCCTGGGTCACCCCTTGACACAGACACATTTGTTGTGCCTGCTCTCTGGGGACTCCAGCCTAGGTCTCCTGATCGAGGCTGAGGGAGCCTGTGCCCAAGCAGGTGAAATTGGCCTTCTTCACCTTGGGCTGGTGACCGGCATCTTTTCTCACCGAGGCCCAGggcaccagcccctgcccccagctgatTTCCCTGGCATCCCGGAAATTTGCTGGGACTGCTTTTGTGTTTTGATGTGTGTTGCCCTGTTTGGGGCTTGGAGCCCCCAGAAGGAGTGCCTGGGCTGGGAATGAGGACGGGGATGGTTCTCGTGCCCAGCAAAGAGCCGCTGACGCCCAGAGACGTCTCTCTCTGGAAGGGGGCCTGCAGCCTCAGACTGGAGGGCGGGGGGCCCCTTCGCCTCAGGCCCAGCTTGCCTCCCGTGGGCCCCCTGGAAATTGCCTGGGGGCTCACAGGGACCACTTTCCCGACAGGGAAGGAGTGCGACCTCAACAGGCAGTGTGGGGTGATAAATCCAGAGACCAAAAAGATCTGCACCCGCCTGCTGACCTGCAAGGTAACCCTCTCCCGCCGCACAGCGAGGGAGGGCGGCACGGacgtgggcctggggctgggagaggactTGAGATGTTCTCCACTGGCCAGCTCCAGGGGTGGGGTGAAGCCCAGACCAGGCTCTGGGAAGAGAGGCTGCCCCAGAgggcccggggtgggggcagcaggcaggggaTGACTTCCAGATCCCCACATCCCAAAGGAGGGTTCTGGCCCTGTGGGGGAATGAAACGAAGACACGCAGACACACCCGCAAACACACTCACACCCCCTCTCTCTCCGCTTGCCCAGGCCAGAGCACACCGCTGCCCCTCACCCCTGCTCAGCtcacaccccccctccccacccctccatcctgCTGTGTTCTAGATCCACTCGGTGCACCAGCGCCGGGAGGTCCAGGGCCGGGCTAAGGACTTCGATGTGCTCGTGGCAGAGCTAAAGGCCAACTCCCGCAAAGGGGAGTCCCCCAAGGAGAAGAGCCCAGGGCGCAAGGAGGCAGCCCTTGACCGCCCCTCCCAGGAGCCCCTCTCCTCAGCCCCCATGGTGGCAGCAGTGGCTGCTCCCAGCAGCACCTTCTCTGCTCGTGCCAAGCAGACCTACTCATACTGTGCACTTCCCAGGTACGTCCAGGGTCCAGTGCCACCTCACCTGGGGTCACTTGGCCCCCTGTCATCAGGGACCCCTGGAGACAGGCCCAGGAAGTGCACTGCAGGATGCTATTCACTCTACCCAGAGAGTGGAAGGAGACCTGGGGCCCCAGTGGGTGTGGAAGTAGGTGACTCCCTGCTTCTAAGCAAGCACGCCACGGTGCCCCAGCCTCTGTAGTGTGCCAGTTCCAACACCCAGGATGAAAACTTTTTCCCAGCTGCTTCCGACAGGCCAAAACTTGGAACTGGGGAGCCAAAAGGGTCAGGGAGCCAAAGGCTCAGGGTCCTGGGCAAGGCAGTCCTACTGTGTATTCATTCGCTGGCCCCTTCCTGTGCAGAGGCTGCACTGGACCCCGGGGAGAGCCTGCCCTGCCAAAGGAGACATACATGCATCTCTGTCCATCACTCAAGGGGCAGACCTGAGACACGGGCTCAGCTCCTGGGCTCACGGGAATATTCGATACCAGAAAGGGGTTGAGAGACTTGATGGGGCGGACCAGAGCTGGGTGCAGTTAAACTCAGAAGACTTTATGGAGGATGCAAATGTGGAGCAGACTACCCCCCtgagggggcagggcctgggcagtgGAGGGTCTGCCCAGTGAGTCCCTAGGGAGCTGTGATGATCTTTTGGGCTCTTACACTATGAGCTCTGTggttccctcccttcctgtcctcccttcctctttgtctgACGGCCCAGCAGGGCATCTGCGGGCTTTTTGAGCCTGGCCATGCAGGGAcagccccaccctggcccacTCCTGTCACACTGCCCTCACATCCCCTTTGGCCCTTCCAGGTCCCGGGCCTCCTCTGAGAGTGAGTTGGATGATGCAGGCCCCTGTGGTGGTGATGGGGACCCAGGCCTgttccccttccccctgccccggggtggggcccaggcctccagcgaggagagtgaggaggaggggaCATCTGATGACCTCCACCTCCCCCCTGACTGCCATTATACATCCCGGCCCCCCAGGCCACAGGCGGTAAGGACCTGGGGAGGTGGGGACCGGGGTGGGGGAGTAGCCCAGCCCTCCTTGCCCACCATGGGGGGGGGTGTCAGATCCTGTGTGTGGGTGCCCTCCCTACGTCTCAGGCCTGCCAACCATGTACCTTCCTTCTGCCTCCAGTTCTGCACCTTTGGGAGCCGGCTGGTGAGTCCAGGGTGCTACGTGTTCAGCCGCCGGCTGGACCGGTTCTGCTCGGCATTGAGCTCCATGCTGGAGAGACACCTCAGCTCACACATGTGGAAGTGAGTCTCTCGGGCGCAGAgcttccctccccaggccccaggcgtACACAGCCCTCAGAAGCCTTAATTCTTCACACATACCCATAGATGTGGCTTGGCTGCTTGCCAGCAAGACCCCggccagaaggaagaggaggtgggaAACTTGGCTGCTGGGGGCCAGGCTAAGGCAGGGCAGGAATGGTGGTCTGGGAGTGACTCTCGACTCTTATCCATCACTTCCCAGTACCTTTTGGGTAACTAGAGGTAGCAGATGTCCAAACATTTAAAAGGAGATTATTAAATGGGTCTCTATGCTAGTTCATTCCTGCCTACCTCTCCCTGTACCTTCTTCCTAACGCTCACTTCCAGTGTCTCCCAGCAGATGGCAGCACTACCAGGGCTCTGGGCCGTTTCTAGGTGGGGCAGAGACACTGGTGTGCACGTTGGTGGAGAGGCCCTCTTGTTTGTTTGACATAACAGTGACGCCCTCTTTTTGCTGCAGGAAGATCCCACCGGCTGCTGAGCCTCCATCCCACCTTGCCAGCTCCCCGCTATCTGCTCCCCTGAGCCCTTCCTCTATTGGCAGCTGCCCCCGCCTTCCAGGCCCACCCCCCAGACCTGCCTGCCCAGCTTCCACGCCCCCCACCAAGGACAGCCTTGTCCCCAGCTACCCTGCAGGCTCCCCCAGTGTGGCAGCCGCCTGCAGCCAGGCAGAGTGCATGGGCGGGAGCCAGGCCATCACCTCTCCGCTGCCTGCCAACACACCCTCCCCATCCTTCAGCAAGCTCCCACCTTCGAAGGCCAGCAAGTCATCCAAAGGCAAGCACGGGGCCGAGGTGGAGGCCTCTTCCCGCAAGCGGAAGTTATCCCCTGGCCCCACTAGTTTCAAAAGGACCTGCATCCTGGAGCCTGCTGGAAAAGGCAAACCCTCTGGCTGCCGGGGCCTCTCGGCCAAGACGAAAACAGCCCTGAGCATGGGGCTTAACGGGACAATGGGGCCCCGAGTGAAGCGGGCAGGGCCTCTGGACTGTCGGAGCTCCCCTCATCAGCCTTCCACAGCAGTCAAGGCTTCTCAGCTGGACAGCCGGGGAGCGGCTGGACACCCAGCCAAGGCCCTGCCGACCAACTGCCTCTCTGAGGAGGAGGTAGCCAAGAAGCGGAAAAACCTGGCCACTTACTGCCGGCCGGTGAAGGCCAAGCACTGCCCAGCTGGCCCCCCTGCTGATGTGGCCTGCTCTGTGCGCCGCAAGAAGCCGGGTCCAGCCCTGGCCTTTGAGGAGAAGTGTTCTGCACTGAAGGtacccacccagctccccaaagAGCGCAGGCAGGGAAGGGTCAGGACGGCTGAGGGTGGAGTGCGTGCTGGGAACCTGACACAGGGTGCTAAGTCGAGGTTTgtgcagagagaggggagaagggaggctgaGAGAGTTCCTGGGCCATCTTTAGGAAGAAGGGGTCAGCTCTTTGCAACATGACATGGGCTTTTGCTTAAGGGGCTTTCTGCTCTCTCCGGCCCTCTCCCTTGGGCCGAGGAGATACTGCctttgctgcccctcccccacctttgctTTAATCAAAGGGCCACTTTCTGAATTGGATGTGGCCCTCACTCCAGGAACTGGAGCTACTTCTGTTCCCTGAAGGAAAGGAAGTTGGATTCCATGAACTCTGAGAAGAAAGGTTTGGGCCGTGGGGTTGAGCTTGGGTCCCTCAGCTGTGGCCTGACGTGCTGTGCATCACGTTGGGCGGGCTGGTCTTGCTCACTGGCTTTGCCCTCAGGCATCAGGGCATGGAAGGGTAGGGACACAACTCAAGGTGTGCCCAGATGTGTGCATGCCCACCTTGCACAGGTGCCCACTTCCAGGTGTTTGGGTGCTAGGCAAGTTCTCCGGGGTTTCTGGTAAAGCCAGCAGCCAGATTTGGGGGCCTCTATTGATGGTACCTTGGAGCAGTAGGCTACGTGCTGTTCATGAGGTCTCAGCAGGGAGGCTGTTGTTACTGGGAGCGGGCAGTGGGGATGCGCCCCTGGGTTAGGCATGGGCCAGAGGCCTACCTACACCTCTGGCCCCCTATGAGAGTAGTGGGTGTGACCATTGTCTGGGGCCTGAGCGCGGTAGGCACACATGCCTGTGAGTGCTCGCCAGGCCGCCTCTGCGGGGCCAGCCATTGTCCGCCCCCTTGCCCAGCTTTGCTCACCAGGCCGGCAGGACCAAGTTAAGCCTCAGCTCTTGTGGTGCACACAGTTCTCTGGGGAGGTGGACTGGCTCCCCAGCCTGACCCTGTCTCTTGCTTCTTGTCTTCCTGCAGTCAAAAGCCCATTAACGAGAAAGTGCCTGCCCACTTCGATGGAGCCGCCAGCACCTCCTCCCCTCCAGATCcaggccccaggctgctgccgctttttataactttatattattttttttaagaaaaaaatctttaaaatacctcAAGAGTGTCTCCCTGTTCTGTTGCTGctaaggaaatataaaaacagaatcatagaaaaggaaggaaggaaaaacaagtaaCAAAATGAGTGTCCTTACCATCCCTGACCGGGCCCCAGGAGACGGAGACGGTAGACAGCCTGATTCCAGGTCCCTTTCTTTGTCCCTTGAAGCACTGTGGAAATGGCTGGGATTTGTATAACGAGAGAGGCGTCTTTCCAGACAGGGTGATGAGGCATGGCTGTCAGTGAGCAGTGCTTCCCCGGAATCTCCACCCCAGAGTGGACTCCAGTCCCCGTGGGAAGGGAGCTTCACCAGGAGGGAACCTCGCCTCTGGTTCTGTTCTCGGATATTTGCCCAGAGGGTCTGTGGGGGTCAGCCTGTGGCCCTTTTATGGTCTCTCAGCAACCCTGGGCCTTCCTCACATCTATGAATTGTTGCTTCATTTCTTCAGCTGCTCCTGCCGCTTCTCCATCACTGCAGGGAATTGAACCGAGTTGGTAACTACTCTCAGAATGCCCCTGCCTGTTTTggcctctctctccctggcctTTGGGTTTGCCCTTAAGGAAGGGGTATGGCCTCTCCTTACTAGGCCTCCTTGAGCTGAACCACACCTTTtttggaggcaggaagggaaaaggtCTGATCACTTTCAGAGCTCCCTGGGTGTGGAGGCCCTGGGCCTTTAGGATCGATCGCCTGGCTCCGCAGGGCTAAGCAGATGGTGTGGAGGCAGCAAGGGCTGGGAGTGCCCTCGTTCTTCCACTGGGGACAACTGTGCAGATAAGAGTATCAGGCTGTTTGTTGGTCTTCAAACCTGATTCACTTAGTCGCAGCACTGTTTTTCCCcttgtcctttccttttcttcttgctttAAGTGAGGGAGGAGTCTTCTTCCCTTGTAAAGACAGAAGGGACGGTAGGAGAGAGCGGGCAGCCAGGGAACTCCAGTATCCTGGAAAACTGCTGAATACCACGGGCTGCACAGCCTTGGTTCAGTGTAGCAGGTTTGTGACTTGGGGTTTGGGTGAAATCAGTTGCCATAAATGTAATTTCTACAGGCTGCATGACACATAAGCCCTTGTAGACAAAGATACTATGAGGTTGGCTGAGGAGACACAATGGGCCAGGAGCTGTCCAGTGCCCCACGTCCTCGGGGTGCTCTCGGGCGACCcgccctcccccccagcccccagagggCGCTGTGGGCACAGCCGCCGCACCTCCGGGCGTCGGGGGGCGGAGCCTGTCCCAAAGCCTCGGCGCCTGGGCGATTGCAAACCCGGAAGACGCGCCCTGGCAGCCGGGCGTGTGCGCCCGCCCGGTCAGGCCATGCAGACCCTGGAGGTAGGTCTGGTTCCCGCTCCAGCGAGGGAGCCGAGACTGACCCGCTGGCTGCGGAGAGGCAGTGTTATCTTGGCGCACCTGGTAGCTTTGGGCTTCACCATCTTTCTGACTTTGCTGTCCCGACCGGGAACCAGTGAGTGTGCGAGGCAGGgcggggccagggaagggggcgGAGCCGAGGTGCTGGAGGGGCAGCGCTTGGAAGCTTGGAGTGGGGGCCCTGGTAGGGGAGTGACCGACCCATGAGGGGTAATTAGGGCGTGGTGGGACGGGGCTCTGGGTGCTGAGGAGGCGAGGCCAACGACCGAACTGAACTCACTAGTTCACCCTGAGCAGAGCCCCTCGTGGAGGATacagggagggaggctgaggtcCAGTCTGGGACTGGGCTGACAGCTGTGCGGCGCCCAGTGGGGAACCCAGGCAGAGCTGGTGTGGGTTTGTCCTCATAGTCGCTCACCCTGGAGCCCCTTGGCTGCTCCCCTTTGCCCTGAGATCCTGATTCCTGATTAGGGCCGGGGATAGTACACTGACCTGTCCCCTGTAGCTAGATTCTTTGGGCTCCAGCCAGCCTCAGGGGCAGAAACAATGGCGCTCAggccgtcagtctgttctctttgATCCTTAGGTCTTTTCTCCTGGCACCCTGTATTCATGGCCTTGGCGGTGAGTTTGGGCTTCTTTATGCAGCTGATTTGTTTGGCTATGTCCCTAGGGAACCATCCAGCCTTCAGAGGGCTCAGCCTTACTAAGGCTCATAGAAGTGGGGGAGGTAGGCAGGGCTCCAACTTTCCCAAAAACCTTTGAGATTGAGAAACACGGAGGGCTGGGCTGCGTCAGGCAGTTGATGGCGGTGGGAGGGCACGATCCCTATTTCTCCACTAGGGCCTGAATGGAAGATGTGAAAGGGGTGGTGTCCAGTCGCTCCTCCCCCAAAGTTCAGGAGGAAGTTTTCAACATTTGCTGTTGCCATTGGCCAAGAAATGGGAGTCCTCGtctgggctggggggaggggtgcacagACTTGGATGTCAGCTTGAGTGACAGAGACTTGCCCTCAAGTGTTGATTCCCATCTGTGCCCAGCAAGGTGGACCCGTGAAGTAGGAGGTCGTGGTGGGAGTTCTTTAGCCCCCACCCTTTGTCCTTCCTGTTGTGAGGATGTCCAagagcacctcctcctcctcaggcctCCCAGGTGCGCTCCAGGCTCATTGGCCCTCTCCTGTGTCCACAGTTCTGCTTGTGCATGGCCGAGGCCATCCTGCTCTGCTCACCCGAGCACTCCCTGTTCTTCTTCTGCTCCCGAAAGGCCCGGATTGGACTCCACTGGTTGGGGCAGACCCTAGCCATCCTCtgtgctgccctgggcctgggcttcATCATCGCCAGCAAGACCCGCAGTGAGCTGCCCCACCTGGTGTCTTGGCACAGCTGGGTAGGGGTTCTGACGCTGCTggccactgggggccaggcactgTACGGGCTCTGCCTCCTCTTTCCCCGGGCAGCTGGGGTCTCAAGGGTGGCTCGCCTCAAGCTCTACCATCTGACCTGTGGACTGGTGGTTTACCTGATGGCTACGGTGACGGTGCTCCTGGGCATGTACTCGGTGTGGTTCCAGGCCCAGATCAAAGGTGGGTCCTGGTACCTGTGCCTGGCACTGCCCCTCTACCCAGCGCTGGTGATCATGCACCAGATCTCCAGCTCCTACCTGccaaggaagaaaatggagatgTGAGTCCCTCCGAACTCTGAATCTAGATGGTGCACTTGCCTTGGACGTCAGTGGTTCCTTTGGTGACCTTCAAGGGCTCCACTTCCGAAGTGGTAGGGTTTTTATGCttcgctgggctgcgggggtgtGGAAGCGCACTGCCCACGGATGACTCAGTGGACCGAAATGGGGAAATGTACTTGGTGCGGGTGGGGAGCTTGATCCTGAAGCCTCCACGCTGATGGGGGACAGAAGGGTTGGGTGccggtggtgatggtggtagtgtGGTCGTTTCTTGGTTGCTTGACTGATGGAGAGTGGGTGGGTTCCTGTCACTTATGAATGGCAGCTGTGGCTCTTTGGGTCACTTTTGAGAAAGCAGTGTGGGGTAGCGGACAGAGCCCCCGGGTCTTGGTTACGGGTTTTGGTCCTCGTAGGCTCtgttgtgtgaccttaggcaagtcacgtgtctcaggacctcagtttcttctgttTAATGAGTGTTTCCCAATGAGCGCCAACCTTCAGTGTGTCAGCTGACGTCACAGGACACCCTTCTGGCTCCGGACCGTGGGCTGGGCCACTCAGAAGACTTGGGAGTAATTCTTACTTTCATAGCCCCTTACCACTCTGGCCCATCAGGAGCCTGCATTGATTTAGCCCCAGACCAGGGCACAAGGGCCCCGGCACTGAGGAGAACAGTAAGGGAAGGGGCCCGGGTGAGGGTCCCTGAATTCTGAGACAGTAAAGGCACTGAAATCACTTTAAAGCTTTGCGCGAGCAGAAGGGCGCTGGCTCATCCTGGGCTTTGGCTCCTGGCTGGGCTGCCTGGCCCGGCTGAGATCTTCCTCAGCCCACCTCAGTTCCCCAACATCCACGCTGTGTGGCAAAATACTCCTGGGCAGCACGTGCTTTGCCTTCCTGGGCTCTGGTTCTTGCCTTAGCACACAGCTTTGTGGAGCTATTCAGGAGCTTTTAGAACAGAAGAAGAGCCCGGGAGGCAGGCGGGCAGGGCTCTTCTGATCTGGGGAAGATCCCCCTTCCTTGTCACCTGAGCTTTCCTGTCCGTTTGCCACTCTTCCGCTCAGCAGGGAGGCGGAGTTTGGTGCCAGCTGGCTACTGGGGGCTGGGACGTCTTCCCTGCAGAGACCCCTCCTTGTTCCAAACCGAAAGCAGCTCCCCAGACAGCCCTCAGCAGCCAGGACGGGATGCCAGGCAGGTTCACTGCTTTGGCTCAGCTGGGGAGATGGGGCCTCCATAGGCCGTGGCAAGGACTGAAGGTGGCTGAACCAGGAGTGCTGGTGTTGAGGCAGGTGGTGGCAGCTCACGGGCCTCTGGGAGGCTGGGGGTATAGGGGATACAGCTCCAGGTCCCAGGACCAGCGGGAGGAGTTCCTAGGTGGCAGCATTTTGGATGTCCAGGTCTTTGTAAGATGCCAGACATCCTCTCTGGGTGGCTTAGAGGCAAGATGTTGGTAGGATTCCACAGTACAGGCAGGGGACCCTACAAGGGCAGAAAGTCCCCTGAGTGGGCTCACTGGGCTCCTCCTGGATCAGGTGGCATCTCCCAGGAGCTCTTTCCACCCTGAGCTTGGGGAGGGAGCCTGCTGTGCAGGTGGCAATTGGCtctttcattgtgtgtgtgtgcccccccccccccccccccccccgcaaactACCAGTGTGGTCTGAACTTGGTGGGAGGGTTACCGGGGCTGATGGATGATGGAGCAGTCTCATCTGGGGGCACTTTGATCAGAGACCCCATGTCCTCTCTGCCAGGCACAGCGGGTACAGGGAGCCTTACCCTCTCTGCAGTCTGCAGCCAGGAGAGGGCGAGGCAAGGCTCCTGCCACCTCTGAGAGCCGCGCCCACCTGAGGTATTGCCTCCTCCCAGGTGGTTGGGGGACTGGTGGGCGGCGGGCAGGCGGACTGCCAGCCAGCAGTTTGTGTGGGCTGTGCCAGCTGATGTCTATTCCcagccctgggaggaagggggaagtcATTTATATTCTGCAGAAGGAAAGGGCCCAGCTGTCCCATCTCTGAccag
The sequence above is drawn from the Desmodus rotundus isolate HL8 chromosome 12, HLdesRot8A.1, whole genome shotgun sequence genome and encodes:
- the CYB561D1 gene encoding probable transmembrane reductase CYB561D1 isoform X1 — protein: MGQELSSAPRPRGALGRPALPPSPQRALWAQPPHLRASGGGACPKASAPGRLQTRKTRPGSRACAPARSGHADPGGLFSWHPVFMALAFCLCMAEAILLCSPEHSLFFFCSRKARIGLHWLGQTLAILCAALGLGFIIASKTRSELPHLVSWHSWVGVLTLLATGGQALYGLCLLFPRAAGVSRVARLKLYHLTCGLVVYLMATVTVLLGMYSVWFQAQIKGGSWYLCLALPLYPALVIMHQISSSYLPRKKMEM
- the CYB561D1 gene encoding probable transmembrane reductase CYB561D1 isoform X2 encodes the protein MQTLEVGLVPAPAREPRLTRWLRRGSVILAHLVALGFTIFLTLLSRPGTSLFSWHPVFMALAFCLCMAEAILLCSPEHSLFFFCSRKARIGLHWLGQTLAILCAALGLGFIIASKTRSELPHLVSWHSWVGVLTLLATGGQALYGLCLLFPRAAGVSRVARLKLYHLTCGLVVYLMATVTVLLGMYSVWFQAQIKGGSWYLCLALPLYPALVIMHQISSSYLPRKKMEM